In Corynebacterium nuruki S6-4, the following proteins share a genomic window:
- a CDS encoding peptidoglycan recognition protein family protein, translating to MDWDNIEPDRYRLMNKNFTPGRAGHQIRYIVIHHNAGCLSIDQIWQVWQTREASAHYQVDVEGTIGQLVNDTDTAWHAADLLRNQESIGIEHANSAGPDADWPISEATRESGAHLVAALCRYYGLGRPAWGVNVRPHSETGQTSCPYRLGPNGEYGNAYITRAQYWYDQMGSATPTPAPPKETPVTDDQTALLRQIRDNTADCRAMLMALSAQDMGDPGVTGPYGGWSQTGYRTRTDLLGAIGEAVGVPGARDTKKEK from the coding sequence ATGGACTGGGACAACATCGAGCCGGACCGTTATCGGCTCATGAACAAGAACTTCACGCCGGGTAGAGCCGGCCATCAGATCCGGTACATCGTGATCCACCACAATGCCGGGTGCCTGTCCATCGACCAGATCTGGCAGGTGTGGCAGACCCGAGAGGCCAGCGCCCACTACCAGGTCGACGTGGAGGGAACCATCGGCCAGCTGGTCAATGACACCGACACCGCGTGGCATGCCGCGGACCTCCTGCGGAACCAGGAGAGTATCGGCATCGAGCACGCCAACAGTGCGGGCCCGGATGCGGACTGGCCGATCAGTGAGGCAACCCGCGAGTCCGGGGCGCACCTCGTCGCCGCCCTGTGCCGCTACTACGGCCTCGGACGCCCCGCCTGGGGCGTGAACGTCCGCCCGCACTCCGAGACCGGGCAGACCAGTTGCCCCTACCGTCTCGGCCCGAACGGGGAGTACGGCAATGCGTACATCACCCGCGCCCAGTACTGGTACGACCAGATGGGCTCCGCCACCCCCACACCCGCACCACCGAAGGAGACCCCCGTGACTGACGACCAGACCGCCCTGCTGAGGCAGATCCGAGACAACACCGCCGACTGCCGTGCGATGCTCATGGCCCTGTCCGCCCAGGATATGGGCGACCCCGGGGTGACCGGCCCGTATGGCGGCTGGTCGCAGACCGGCTACCGGACCCGCACCGACCTGCTCGGCGCTATCGGGGAGGCCGTCGGCGTCCCCGGGGCCCGCGACACGAAGAAGGAGAAGTGA
- a CDS encoding DUF5994 family protein, with product MAAEIRKPQWLNELSLRFGRKHGAMTNLSERYDQNFQLVWWPRSHLIEQELPALLERIAIDVDVVSSVRVPVGDWEIPEGELMVMGEPVPVAEHDDVKSHEIEVIFADGRKLIFDVYYPVTNRPRWAKLFGVRAEERWIDDGGSNASG from the coding sequence ATGGCTGCAGAGATTCGCAAACCACAGTGGCTCAACGAGCTTTCCCTTCGCTTTGGTCGCAAGCACGGAGCAATGACCAATCTGTCCGAGCGATACGATCAGAATTTCCAGCTTGTATGGTGGCCTCGGTCACATCTGATTGAGCAGGAGCTTCCGGCTCTGCTTGAGCGGATTGCTATCGATGTCGATGTCGTGTCGTCAGTACGTGTCCCGGTCGGCGATTGGGAAATCCCTGAAGGCGAGCTCATGGTCATGGGCGAGCCAGTCCCGGTGGCCGAGCATGATGACGTCAAGTCTCACGAAATTGAAGTTATCTTCGCTGATGGTAGGAAGCTGATCTTTGATGTGTACTACCCGGTGACGAATCGTCCTCGCTGGGCAAAGCTGTTCGGTGTGAGGGCAGAGGAACGATGGATCGACGACGGCGGGAGCAACGCGTCTGGGTAG